In Desulfobacterales bacterium, the following are encoded in one genomic region:
- a CDS encoding V-type ATPase subunit: protein MIDRLFRYAYAQAKTRAMKSGLLDHDDWHYLLRMQSLNDFFSYLTATDYGPFLSNAATAGADARSISLSLHDALFKDYIKLTRALPKSRSLVLYGLLSRYEAENVKTLLRGIWRASPDESIRSMLYRLGTLSRLPVAALLEARQVPVAVDLLKKTVFHAPLVHALVLFRTQDRLFPLEIAVDMAAFRLLADRISGLRGIDRKTAAGLAGVFTDGVNLSWLVRFRWIYGLSPEEIINYSLPGGHYITLHDIGNLARVSDLPAFLAALPHPYRSALEKVRQWRQVQLFFQTWLVAELYGLFRKDPFHIGLPLSYILLKEMEVKALEGLVSAIGAGESFDGVLQLWEGCWMRDAWNEKRETA from the coding sequence ATGATCGATAGGCTCTTCCGCTACGCCTATGCCCAGGCAAAAACGCGCGCCATGAAAAGCGGACTGCTCGATCACGATGACTGGCACTATCTGTTGCGAATGCAAAGCCTGAATGATTTTTTCAGCTATCTGACCGCCACGGATTATGGCCCTTTTCTGTCCAATGCCGCCACTGCCGGGGCCGATGCCCGATCCATCTCCCTGTCGCTCCACGATGCTTTGTTCAAAGATTATATCAAGCTTACAAGAGCGTTGCCCAAAAGCCGATCCCTGGTGCTTTATGGCCTCCTGTCACGATATGAGGCCGAAAACGTCAAAACCCTTCTACGGGGCATCTGGCGGGCATCGCCCGATGAATCGATCCGATCCATGCTTTACCGGCTGGGAACCCTTTCCCGGCTGCCGGTGGCAGCCCTTCTGGAGGCGCGGCAGGTTCCGGTTGCGGTGGATTTGTTGAAAAAAACCGTTTTTCATGCCCCCCTGGTTCATGCCCTTGTCCTGTTCCGGACTCAGGACAGGCTTTTTCCGCTAGAGATCGCCGTGGATATGGCGGCATTCCGGCTTCTGGCCGATCGTATCAGTGGCCTTCGGGGTATTGACCGGAAAACAGCGGCCGGGCTGGCCGGCGTTTTTACGGATGGCGTCAATCTGAGCTGGCTGGTTCGGTTTCGCTGGATATACGGGCTGTCGCCCGAGGAGATCATCAATTATTCCCTGCCCGGGGGTCACTACATCACCCTCCATGATATCGGAAATCTTGCGCGGGTTTCCGATCTGCCCGCTTTTCTGGCGGCCTTGCCGCATCCCTATCGCAGCGCACTGGAGAAGGTGCGGCAATGGCGCCAGGTTCAGCTTTTTTTTCAGACATGGCTTGTTGCCGAGCTCTATGGGTTGTTTCGAAAGGATCCGTTTCACATCGGCCTGCCGCTTTCCTATATTCTGTTGAAAGAGATGGAGGTAAAAGCCCTTGAAGGTCTGGTGTCGGCGATTGGCGCGGGCGAATCCTTTGACGGGGTTCTTCAACTTTGGGAGGGATGCTGGATGCGGGATGCATGGAACGAAAAGCGGGAAACAGCGTGA
- a CDS encoding lipocalin family protein has translation MKKLSIIFFLFLMGCVGIPQNVKPVDNFKIARYLGKWYEIARLDHSFERGLTHVTADYSLRDDGGVSVMNRGYAAETDSWKEAEGTAYFVKGSNQGYLKVSFFGPFYGSYVVFGLDHENYQYSLVCGPNKSYLWILSRSPILKEDIKVALIEKAATSGFDTSKLIFVDHGKSPNNANSAAAKSRASDYHVRPRRTCE, from the coding sequence ATGAAGAAACTATCAATAATATTTTTTTTATTCCTAATGGGGTGTGTTGGAATACCCCAAAATGTAAAACCAGTAGATAATTTCAAGATAGCGCGCTATCTGGGCAAGTGGTACGAAATTGCGAGACTGGATCATTCATTTGAGCGCGGCTTGACCCACGTAACAGCAGATTACAGTTTGCGGGATGATGGTGGTGTCAGCGTAATGAATCGTGGGTACGCTGCTGAAACGGACTCGTGGAAAGAAGCCGAAGGAACGGCTTATTTTGTGAAAGGATCGAACCAGGGTTATCTGAAAGTTTCTTTTTTTGGCCCATTTTATGGTTCTTATGTCGTTTTTGGACTTGATCATGAGAATTACCAATATTCACTCGTATGCGGCCCAAACAAGTCTTATTTATGGATTCTATCAAGAAGCCCAATATTAAAAGAAGATATAAAAGTTGCGCTTATAGAAAAAGCAGCAACATCGGGTTTCGACACGAGCAAATTGATATTTGTCGATCACGGAAAATCGCCCAACAATGCTAATTCAGCCGCTGCAAAAAGCCGCGCGTCTGATTACCATGTTCGGCCCCGCAGGACATGTGAATAA
- a CDS encoding methyltransferase domain-containing protein: protein MDEFELLIDLHKGANRQGPGGDAETERAIDLAGLNRDMPLNIADIGCGTGASTLILARLLNAKITAVDLLQDFLDVLKTRTQSEGVEKKITPLCAPMEKLPLEEEEFDVIWSEGAIYNIGFKKGVVDWRRYLKPGGLLIASEITWITSARPQELQNHWNREYPEIDTASAKMKVLEDNGYSPIGYFVLPEHCWLDNYYEPMRSNFQTFLSRNGNSEEARSIVEAERHEIGLYENYKAHYSYGVYIARKFNA from the coding sequence GTGGACGAATTTGAATTACTTATAGATCTTCATAAAGGTGCAAACCGTCAGGGGCCAGGAGGTGATGCCGAGACCGAGCGGGCGATTGACCTTGCCGGTCTAAACCGGGATATGCCATTGAATATTGCCGATATTGGCTGTGGCACAGGTGCCTCTACGTTGATTTTAGCCCGCTTGCTAAATGCCAAAATTACGGCTGTCGACCTCCTTCAAGATTTTCTGGATGTTCTGAAAACCAGAACCCAGAGTGAGGGCGTTGAGAAAAAAATCACTCCTCTTTGCGCTCCAATGGAAAAGCTACCTTTAGAGGAAGAGGAGTTTGATGTTATCTGGTCTGAGGGCGCGATCTACAACATCGGCTTTAAAAAAGGCGTCGTAGATTGGAGGCGCTACCTGAAGCCAGGTGGGCTGCTTATTGCCTCAGAGATTACCTGGATTACAAGCGCTCGTCCTCAGGAGCTTCAAAATCATTGGAACAGGGAATATCCCGAAATCGACACGGCATCAGCAAAGATGAAAGTGCTGGAAGATAATGGATATTCACCAATTGGCTACTTCGTTTTGCCCGAACATTGCTGGCTTGACAATTATTACGAGCCAATGCGCTCCAACTTTCAGACCTTCCTAAGTCGGAACGGAAATAGCGAAGAGGCTCGTTCAATCGTAGAGGCAGAGCGCCACGAAATCGGACTTTATGAAAACTACAAAGCGCATTACAGCTACGGCGTATATATCGCGAGAAAGTTCAATGCGTAA
- a CDS encoding DUF1566 domain-containing protein, which yields MCRFLLENETVIDNQTGLMWTQNASLIDLPQSWAEALNTIKALNKSGLYGYHDWKIPNRKELFSLMSYETINPSLPIGHPFINVFSGYYWTSSTCARLPNQAWYIHLGGARVFKGMKSGSYMVWPVRTVETCPESKLFQTGQKRCFNESGVVIDCLGTGQDGEVQSGFKFKKNRFTENKQIIYDNATDLTWSRNATVHKDLVDWNSAFHFISKMNVEMEHGHNDWRVPNIIELESLVDLDRHSPALPNDHLFTDVQDYYWSSTTSSYDMDYAWVLYMVDGAVGVGYKPLSEFYLWPVRGEERMKIR from the coding sequence ATGTGTCGTTTTCTTTTAGAAAATGAAACTGTAATTGACAATCAGACTGGTTTGATGTGGACCCAAAATGCTTCTTTAATAGATTTGCCTCAAAGTTGGGCTGAGGCATTAAATACTATTAAAGCACTCAATAAGTCAGGCCTTTATGGTTATCACGACTGGAAGATTCCAAATCGTAAAGAATTGTTCAGCCTGATGAGTTATGAAACGATTAATCCCAGTCTGCCGATCGGCCATCCGTTTATTAATGTGTTTAGCGGCTACTACTGGACTTCTTCAACCTGTGCGAGGTTACCAAACCAAGCGTGGTATATCCATTTGGGGGGAGCCAGGGTGTTCAAAGGAATGAAATCTGGTTCATATATGGTTTGGCCCGTTCGAACGGTGGAAACCTGTCCTGAAAGCAAGTTGTTTCAGACGGGACAAAAGAGGTGTTTTAATGAAAGCGGTGTTGTCATAGATTGTCTTGGTACTGGACAAGATGGCGAGGTACAGTCAGGCTTTAAGTTCAAGAAAAATCGATTTACAGAAAACAAACAGATTATCTATGACAATGCTACAGACTTGACATGGTCGCGGAATGCAACTGTTCACAAGGACTTAGTGGATTGGAACTCGGCGTTTCATTTTATTTCAAAGATGAATGTCGAAATGGAACATGGCCATAATGATTGGCGAGTCCCGAATATCATTGAACTGGAAAGTTTAGTGGATTTGGATCGACATTCGCCTGCGTTGCCGAATGATCATTTATTCACCGATGTACAGGACTATTACTGGTCTTCAACTACAAGCTCGTATGACATGGATTATGCGTGGGTACTATATATGGTAGACGGAGCCGTAGGCGTTGGATATAAGCCGTTATCAGAATTTTATCTTTGGCCTGTTAGGGGAGAAGAAAGAATGAAAATTCGATAA
- a CDS encoding V-type ATPase 116kDa subunit family protein → MFKSEKLVRITIQVPEPFISVATGILARFKLLHLIRIDQTHLGRLGYIAESDDRLIEAYEQILAETHVILDSMGIRGDDSAFTEQIIPEKEIFRIKERFGEIQDQIGSVLKDYSAVEQAHGQVTSMLEKVELLPEDLDLARLSQCVFVNWEIGLISSQGLDKLEESLSRVHHAVVELACIPEWTVLLVFGLKPDWPTFERALKGALFEPVRFMPDASGTVSEMISGLRSHLAELADQRQKLFDQRSGLQRRFEQDLSLLHRKAVSARQILSARRLFGKVDHSYLISGWIPDRLFPALRDELARATEGKALIEKVDPENLREVREGIVNIPILFNNPLLISPFEKLTSLYGTPRYQEVEPTVFFALSFLLLFGMMFGDVGQGAVLFLSGYLIFRRLYRYLDYGIILMECGFFSIVFGFLYGSIFGMETLIPALWFRPMENITYFVKVTLILGAGLLSLGMVLNFINALRLKEYEKLLSAGGLAGALLYWMAAGLGMKYMLTGRIMPGELTMLGWVAAVLMGIMVLHRPIYRFIVKGDSPGRIIRQAGFLTEIMESVIELFDDLMRLVANTVSFIRIAAFALSHAALFIAVFSIADILSHEKSTSFSYWIVVGIGNIVIILLEGLVVSIQTVRLEYYEFYGKFFRGGGERFKPFGETTNGSETKKS, encoded by the coding sequence ATGTTTAAAAGTGAAAAGCTGGTTCGAATTACCATTCAGGTTCCGGAGCCATTTATCTCCGTTGCAACCGGTATTTTGGCCCGTTTCAAACTGCTTCACCTGATCCGAATCGACCAGACGCACCTGGGCCGTCTGGGATACATTGCGGAAAGCGACGACAGACTGATCGAAGCGTATGAACAGATCCTTGCGGAAACGCATGTTATATTGGATTCAATGGGTATTCGCGGCGACGATTCGGCGTTTACCGAACAGATCATTCCCGAAAAGGAGATTTTCAGAATAAAAGAGCGCTTTGGCGAAATTCAGGACCAAATCGGCTCGGTCCTGAAGGATTATTCCGCCGTTGAACAAGCGCATGGCCAGGTCACGTCCATGCTTGAAAAGGTGGAACTGCTGCCGGAGGACCTTGATCTGGCCCGTCTGTCCCAATGTGTTTTTGTCAACTGGGAAATCGGGCTAATATCGTCTCAGGGGCTGGACAAACTAGAGGAAAGCCTTTCGCGGGTTCATCATGCCGTGGTGGAACTGGCCTGTATTCCGGAATGGACGGTTCTACTGGTATTTGGATTAAAGCCGGACTGGCCAACGTTCGAGCGGGCCTTGAAAGGGGCTCTCTTTGAACCGGTCCGGTTCATGCCGGATGCCTCGGGCACCGTTTCGGAAATGATTTCCGGCCTGCGGTCGCACCTTGCGGAACTGGCCGATCAACGACAGAAGCTGTTTGACCAACGGTCGGGACTTCAGCGTCGGTTTGAACAGGATCTGTCACTTCTTCACAGAAAAGCCGTTTCGGCGCGACAGATCCTGTCCGCCCGCCGACTGTTTGGAAAAGTGGATCACAGTTATCTCATATCGGGCTGGATTCCGGATAGACTTTTCCCCGCCCTGCGCGATGAACTGGCTCGGGCAACCGAAGGAAAGGCGCTTATTGAAAAAGTCGATCCTGAAAATCTGCGAGAGGTTCGGGAGGGAATTGTGAACATTCCGATTCTCTTCAACAACCCCCTGTTGATCAGCCCGTTTGAAAAGCTGACCAGTCTCTACGGTACGCCCCGTTATCAGGAGGTTGAACCGACCGTTTTCTTTGCCTTGAGCTTTTTGCTGTTGTTTGGCATGATGTTCGGTGATGTCGGCCAGGGCGCTGTCCTTTTTTTGTCCGGTTATCTTATTTTCAGACGACTTTACCGGTATCTTGATTACGGCATCATTCTCATGGAATGCGGCTTTTTCTCGATCGTTTTCGGTTTTCTCTACGGCAGCATCTTTGGCATGGAAACCCTCATTCCGGCCCTTTGGTTCAGACCCATGGAAAATATCACCTATTTTGTCAAGGTGACGCTCATTCTGGGTGCAGGCCTGTTGAGTCTTGGAATGGTTCTGAATTTTATCAATGCCCTGCGGCTGAAAGAGTATGAAAAACTACTTAGTGCCGGGGGCCTTGCTGGAGCGTTGTTGTATTGGATGGCTGCCGGACTGGGCATGAAATACATGCTGACGGGCCGGATCATGCCCGGTGAGCTGACGATGTTAGGATGGGTCGCTGCCGTGCTCATGGGGATCATGGTTCTCCACCGCCCGATCTATCGTTTTATTGTCAAGGGCGATTCGCCCGGCCGTATCATCAGACAGGCGGGATTCCTGACCGAGATCATGGAATCCGTTATCGAGCTTTTTGACGATTTGATGCGGTTGGTGGCCAACACGGTGTCTTTTATCCGGATAGCGGCATTTGCCCTGTCACATGCCGCCCTGTTCATCGCTGTTTTTTCCATTGCCGATATTCTGTCCCACGAAAAAAGCACTTCATTTTCCTATTGGATTGTTGTTGGGATCGGAAACATCGTCATCATTCTGCTTGAAGGTCTGGTCGTCTCCATTCAGACGGTCAGGCTGGAGTATTATGAGTTTTATGGCAAGTTCTTTCGAGGTGGCGGGGAGCGCTTCAAGCCATTCGGAGAAACGACCAACGGTTCTGAAACCAAGAAAAGCTGA
- a CDS encoding acetate--CoA ligase family protein — translation MEKFLNPESVALIGVTRQSGPGSWNNLEIMLRYGFKGRVYAVHPKASEICGYKTYPAITEVPEIPDLVVISMGRDHVLPVFQKCAQKGVKNIIIISQGFADADDEGRKIQDELIRIARENDIRILGPNTLGTLNAFSGFSTSFVDIQKDLSPPPLSLVAQTGLLEVAYESFTGSLGKSIDLGNCSDLDFVDALNYLETDPQTQLIVVHMEGLKRGRLFLETAARVSRKKPILIFKTGRSSEGATAAISHTGSMVGEDSAFEKAFEKAGIIRANNMIELLAASRSLLKFQPMKGPRVGIITATGAGGIITLDALKDYGLESVTLPEDLTRQLESPSVAWHKLHNPLDIWSLGMVAGSFTEVFKNAARLLLQEQKVDAVLGICPALSSPLHSDVNMAFCLEQIQEYNPWQKPIAIFAYGDKGSQLKLEIKDVANVLSFSSIDEAVMGLAATWRYSQILNRVVGEEALDAAPGAAQGRRPVEPPSKKLLLGEESFELLRHYHIPIVPGGVVKDLDSAVSLSESTGYPVALKIVSPQWIHKSDLGGVMLNIKNRQALQNAFKVLQDRFSMQTPQGVFSGILIQKYIQGTELLFGIKQDPQFGPLILAGFGGIYTEIFKDISRELAPVSTSEAEKMLKTLRCYPLLAGYRGQAGADKAQLTKIILSLSQLAMAYPEIEELDLNPVLVNDSGAWCVDSRIVFG, via the coding sequence ATGGAAAAATTTCTTAATCCAGAGTCAGTAGCGCTGATCGGGGTGACCCGGCAGAGTGGCCCGGGCTCCTGGAATAATCTTGAAATAATGCTCCGTTACGGATTTAAAGGCAGAGTTTATGCGGTCCATCCCAAGGCCTCGGAAATTTGTGGTTATAAAACTTATCCCGCCATCACCGAGGTACCCGAGATTCCAGATTTGGTCGTTATATCAATGGGCCGGGATCATGTATTGCCGGTATTTCAGAAATGCGCTCAAAAGGGGGTCAAAAACATCATCATCATCAGCCAGGGCTTTGCCGACGCAGATGATGAGGGCCGGAAAATCCAGGATGAACTGATCAGGATCGCCCGGGAAAACGATATTAGAATTCTGGGGCCGAACACGTTGGGAACCCTCAATGCTTTTTCCGGTTTCAGCACTTCCTTTGTTGATATTCAGAAAGATTTATCTCCCCCGCCTTTATCCCTGGTAGCGCAAACGGGGCTTCTCGAGGTCGCTTACGAGTCTTTCACAGGGAGTTTGGGAAAGTCTATTGACTTGGGAAATTGTTCCGATCTGGATTTTGTGGATGCCTTGAATTATCTGGAAACCGACCCGCAGACTCAACTTATTGTCGTTCATATGGAAGGGCTAAAAAGAGGACGGCTTTTTTTGGAGACTGCCGCCAGAGTCAGCCGCAAGAAACCGATTCTTATATTTAAAACCGGCCGCAGCAGTGAAGGGGCAACGGCTGCCATATCCCATACAGGCTCAATGGTCGGGGAAGACAGTGCTTTTGAAAAAGCGTTTGAAAAGGCGGGGATTATAAGGGCTAACAACATGATTGAACTTTTGGCGGCCAGCAGGTCCCTGCTCAAGTTTCAGCCCATGAAAGGGCCGCGGGTTGGAATTATTACGGCTACGGGAGCGGGTGGTATTATTACCCTGGATGCGCTTAAAGATTATGGTCTTGAATCGGTCACGCTACCGGAGGATCTGACCAGGCAATTGGAATCCCCTAGCGTTGCCTGGCATAAGCTTCACAATCCCCTGGATATCTGGTCTCTGGGAATGGTTGCCGGATCTTTTACCGAAGTCTTTAAAAATGCCGCCCGTCTGCTCCTTCAGGAACAAAAGGTGGATGCTGTTTTGGGTATATGCCCGGCTTTGAGTTCGCCGCTGCATTCCGACGTGAATATGGCTTTCTGCCTTGAACAAATCCAGGAATACAACCCATGGCAAAAGCCCATTGCGATCTTCGCATACGGCGACAAAGGCTCGCAGCTGAAATTGGAGATCAAGGATGTAGCCAATGTATTATCCTTTTCAAGTATTGATGAAGCGGTAATGGGACTTGCCGCAACATGGCGGTATTCCCAGATTCTGAACCGTGTGGTAGGCGAGGAAGCACTTGACGCGGCGCCCGGCGCAGCACAAGGCAGACGGCCTGTTGAACCGCCTTCAAAGAAGTTGCTTTTGGGTGAGGAAAGCTTTGAATTGCTGAGACATTACCATATTCCGATTGTTCCCGGCGGCGTTGTCAAGGATTTGGATTCGGCGGTTTCTCTATCTGAAAGTACCGGATATCCGGTTGCATTGAAAATCGTATCTCCCCAATGGATTCATAAATCGGATCTGGGCGGTGTCATGCTGAATATAAAAAATAGGCAGGCGCTGCAGAATGCCTTTAAAGTATTGCAGGACCGTTTTTCCATGCAGACGCCTCAAGGCGTCTTCAGCGGGATTTTGATTCAAAAATATATTCAGGGCACGGAACTGCTGTTCGGAATAAAACAGGACCCCCAGTTCGGTCCACTAATTTTAGCGGGTTTTGGCGGAATCTATACGGAGATTTTTAAAGATATTTCCCGGGAGCTTGCGCCGGTCAGCACGTCTGAAGCTGAAAAAATGCTGAAAACGCTTAGATGCTACCCACTGTTAGCGGGGTATAGAGGCCAGGCGGGTGCAGATAAGGCGCAATTGACAAAAATTATTCTATCCCTGTCCCAGCTGGCCATGGCATATCCGGAAATAGAAGAACTGGATCTTAATCCGGTACTGGTCAACGATAGCGGCGCCTGGTGCGTGGACAGCAGGATCGTCTTCGGATAA
- a CDS encoding DUF2254 domain-containing protein yields MRVQVFKTWDRVRSSFWFLPAVMAGGAIVFAFATVALDEPVTDWLTLNWGWTFTGGAEGASSLLGAIAGSMITIAGVVFSMTLVALSLASSQLGPRLLRNFMRDTTTQTVLGTFVATFLYCLLVLRTIRRAEEIAFIPHLSVTLGVLLAVVSVGVLIYFIHHVSVSIQANEIVARVGTELIEGIERLFPENIGRGSPRIPTEPPDAGFLDTFDREARPIGSAGDGYLQFVDGDALMALAMQEDVVIRLERRPGHYVVATRPLALVWPGNRVTDQLMDRVNSAFALGNQRTSGQDIEFVVNQLVEVAIRALSPGVNDPFTAMTCVDHLGSALCRLAQRDMPAPYRHDTQDQLRVITPVFTFPEITDAAFNQIRQYGRSSTAVTIRLLEIIAEVAGSVHRPEDRAALLRQAKMIVRGARGGLLEDEDRQEVEERFQFANQLLSESPDPNL; encoded by the coding sequence ATGAGAGTACAGGTTTTCAAAACATGGGACCGCGTTCGTTCGAGTTTCTGGTTTCTCCCGGCAGTCATGGCCGGCGGTGCGATTGTGTTCGCCTTTGCAACCGTCGCCCTGGATGAGCCGGTGACGGACTGGTTGACGCTTAACTGGGGTTGGACTTTCACCGGCGGAGCGGAGGGGGCCAGTTCCTTGCTGGGGGCCATCGCCGGATCGATGATCACCATCGCCGGGGTGGTTTTTTCGATGACCCTGGTCGCTCTATCGCTCGCCTCGTCACAGCTCGGTCCCCGTCTGCTCCGCAATTTCATGCGCGACACCACGACCCAAACGGTACTGGGTACGTTCGTCGCTACCTTCCTGTACTGCTTGCTCGTCCTGCGCACCATCCGCCGCGCTGAGGAGATCGCCTTCATCCCCCACCTGTCTGTCACCCTCGGTGTGCTGCTCGCGGTGGTAAGTGTGGGGGTTTTGATCTACTTTATCCATCACGTGTCCGTTTCTATCCAGGCCAACGAGATCGTGGCGCGGGTCGGAACGGAGTTGATCGAGGGAATAGAGCGGCTGTTTCCGGAAAACATTGGACGGGGATCACCGCGGATTCCGACGGAGCCACCTGACGCTGGTTTCCTCGACACGTTCGATCGGGAGGCGCGTCCGATTGGCTCTGCCGGGGACGGCTATCTACAGTTTGTCGATGGGGACGCTTTGATGGCGTTGGCCATGCAAGAGGATGTCGTTATTCGACTGGAGCGACGACCCGGCCACTATGTCGTTGCCACGCGCCCGCTGGCGCTTGTCTGGCCAGGAAACAGGGTTACCGATCAGCTGATGGACCGCGTTAATTCCGCGTTCGCCCTGGGTAACCAACGTACGTCCGGTCAGGACATCGAGTTCGTGGTCAACCAGCTTGTCGAAGTCGCAATACGAGCCCTTTCCCCCGGGGTGAATGACCCGTTCACGGCGATGACGTGTGTGGATCACTTGGGATCGGCACTGTGCCGCTTGGCTCAACGAGACATGCCGGCGCCTTATCGACATGACACTCAGGATCAGCTTCGGGTCATTACGCCTGTCTTCACGTTCCCGGAGATTACGGACGCGGCGTTCAACCAGATCCGGCAATATGGCCGTTCCAGCACTGCGGTGACCATCCGTCTGCTGGAAATAATTGCCGAGGTTGCGGGATCCGTACATCGGCCAGAGGACCGCGCTGCGCTGTTACGGCAAGCCAAGATGATCGTCCGAGGGGCACGCGGCGGGTTGCTGGAAGACGAGGACCGCCAAGAGGTGGAAGAACGCTTTCAATTTGCGAACCAATTGTTGAGCGAGTCGCCAGATCCTAACCTCTGA